The sequence AACAATTCTCTCAGCAGAATTATAGTCTAAGTGTCTTGAATTAAATATCTCGTGTAAATCCCAACGTGAAGGGAATTCTcaatatatagtttatagcaCTAATAATTTTGCAGTCCTGCCAACATAGATAGATAACCACTGATTATTTACCGCGccgtagataatattatttcactttGTTTTAAATGGAATTTATTCCGAATTTCGATAGGTATTGATGTGTCCGAACGAACTCCACACACAATCTGTCAATGAACCAGGTGAATGTGTCAGATGCATTCTATCACAATTGTGATGAAATCTGACATTGATTGGGCTGTTTACTACGAATTATCGATTGTGCAAATGAAACAATCGACTACGTTTATGGCCGGCTTATACATCCGGAATCGCATGCTGCATCCAGATTCTGAAAAATGAATGATTGCCtcacacttttttttaaatgaaattcacATCCAATCATTATCACTATCAGTATGAAttgtaaaacgaaataaataatattcatatcatTAATTCAGAATTCTGAGAAATTGATTGAATCACTTGCGGAAAAAATTTGCATGTATGTGACGTAACAGCAAATTGCATGTGATCTGGGATATTTTCATCGCAGAATTTGAATTCCGTGTTTGAATTATAAACCTTGTATTCGGAGTGTTTTAAAATCTGATCTGAATTCAGACTGTCATTCCGGATGTATAAGCCCAAccttgtaaataatgttttgaaatatgACAGATTCAGATTTCAGAAACattaaactgtttttaaatttcgatcGAAATATCTAGTTACTTAGttacttgtttatatttaatgtttttttgcaGTTAATTTTCCTTACGATGGGTTATACGAGAATGCTTTCctattggaatatttatttttgatttgtttttaaaattcaaaatagaaTGATTTTATTCATTCATGTAATATTGCTAGTATTTCGAGGTTATGCAAAATGACTTTTGCAAGGATCTTCAGCAAAACTCTTGGTTTTATCGGATATACTTTTCAATACGCTTGTGTAACTCACTGTACATTTGAATATGTAGGAGATTTTGTAATTGTAAGTATTCAGCATATTATTCTCAGATGTGATATGGTTCTAttcattttaattcaatttcacTATAGTATATTAAGCAAAATCTGTCTCGTCGAAGGGTAGCTTAAAACTTAAACATGTCCCCATAGAAATAGTGattaagaattttttttatatatgaatgAAGAATTATTCCaatgttacaataataaaagtttagATTCACAAATTAACTAGAGGTAGTGTATCAAAGcgaaacattattttgtttcagtGTTCGGGTCCATCAATGGAGCCAACTTTGGAGTCTAACAATATACTATTTACCGAACACTTGTCTCCAAGACTGCAGAGGCTGCGTAGAGGCGACATTGTTATAGCCAAGTGTCCATCAAACCCAAAACAGAATATATGCAAAAGAATAGTTGGCCTACCTGGAGATAAGGTTCGGGGTAACTTTGCAAGGAGTCATGTTGTGCCGAGAGGTCATGTGTGGTTGGAGGGAGATAACTCTGGAAACTCAACGGATTCAAGGCTATATGGTCCTGTTCCAGAGGGTCTGATACGAAGTAGGGTAGTCTGCCGCGTCTGGCCTTTGGATAAAATAACATCACTGACTGACTATTGAACATGTAATTGGGATTTTttcaaaaagaattatttatgCTCTTGTTTCCaaggtaattttattatgtttttgattAGTTGTAATTAGTGGTAATTAAATTGTTGATAAGCCTTTTTTATGTCTTCCAAAGAAGAAAACTACTGAAATAAGGTATTAAATAGTTTGCGTCctactgtaatttttattattacagaagACACCATGCTTCACGAAATGTTAAATATACTCTCATACTATATAAACACCTACAacattattgaatataaatggTTTAGCAAACCTATATAAAAAACTGATGGAATTTAAAAAGAAGGAAATGGCTCTTTCGCAATTTATATCCAACAGGCAACAGGTTTATTGTGTAATCCTGGTTGCTTTCAATCTGTAATTAAAATGactacttaaggttatagcttaaggtccattttcatacattttgtttcacctttaatctgggtaactaaacaagtattgacaagtaaagaatttaaattcacatctagttagtgattagttctaatttaatatgacgaaattttaaaggccgaaatatccatgcattttaattatttttacgtttttctttcaactgcgagaactaatcactaactagacgtgaatttaaattctttacttgccaatacttgtttagttacccagattaaaggtgaaacaaaatgtatgaaaatggaccttaagctataaccttaatggcTGTAGACaagatttgttattttataaagttcaaGTAGCTTAGTGGTTATCATTTGTTTTGGATGAGTTCCTATATAATTCATTGTTTAATAGCTataatactctttattgtacactaCTAGAAAAGCAGATGTGACTACAGTAACAAGGACAATtgtcatatattatgtattcctTTTTTCCCTCTAAAACTGTCCAGACAACTATATGATGAATATATTAgagttagtatatttttttaagaaaatgaaatatttgtttatataaattataatatatgaatatagaAATTACTGTTTACCAGTATGATACATTCTATTCATACTTCAGGTGAAACATAAGTTGCTACAATAACAGTTATAGTTCACACatagatgtaaatatattattttcgtaaaaatatacTGTTTCCTTGCATAATCCTCAAGACAGAAAAtcctaatagtttttttttaaattgaattatttctGTTGTGATAATGGAACTTATTGCCACCTTTACAAGTATTGggcataaagttttattttataaatacatggccAAGTGCCTTTAGTGCACCTGGAAATGTCCATAAATATCAATAGTAGAGAGAATATAGGATATTAGAACAGTTCATTATCACAATATTGTTTGAGCAAATCATATTGATGgaatattttcaagaaaatgATTTAAGGTATCATTTTTTCAAAACTTAATTGAAACACTATCAAAAAGCttgtgatataataaataatatttattttttacatcaacAGATTTAACAGGACCTATAactttaatgatataaatagaaataataaatatgcctCAGTTTCAATTATGATTGATCTCCACGGTCTTGATGGACTCAGGTTCCATCGTCAGTTCTATGTATTTTCGGCTGGAAATGCGTATCGTGGTGTTGACTTCATGTCTTCGCctggaaattttaaaattatttataatttaatttattcataattaaagtAATTCTCACGTCAAGACGATCTGGGTCCCAATCCGcaattccttttaaaaaaactaagtttTACCAGGAAGGGAATCGTACCTAGGCTCTCTTAGCACTCGCCAGAGCGTGGCTGAAGGTGATATTAACGTAGTATGTTGTACCGCCATGACACGCTAGATATGGCAGTTTCTTTTGGTGTCTTCCATACATTGTGCTAATAATTCGCACGCCAAGCATGCGATGTAAATACAGCCATGCGCTCTGTCTAGCGAGGCTTTGTATTTTGCTAATAGATCTAAAGGAGTGAAGTGTTGTCTTCTAATCATGAACATTTATACCAGAGGTGTCATCATAAAATTGAAGATATGGGAAGCACGTATTTCTATAGTTATATATGTGTCGTAGGTACAGAGGTACGAAATATTTAGCACcgagatattattatatcggtAATTATctgtatatcaataaaaacataGGAATacttaagctactttttatcaaacattaaatactagataataataaattatcaaaaacaaaTCCTTAACaatcgaaatataattatttcgtaATTGTGATAAGAGATTATCATTAGGTCAAATCTTTTGTTTTTACGAAAACCGTGTACACATACAAACACAACACTATTCTTAAAGTCGAAACATACCTATTTTGCAATACAATGACAACATTGCCCTTGGGTGTAAGGACGGCAACATTTTCAAGAGTCCCAAGACTTCTGCGGGCGACCTGGACCCTTCTTGATCCGCGAGGGATGAACTTTGAAAAGTGTCCCATAGCGTAGTACATTGGCTGTTTAATGAACTCATCTTTATCTGCGTAGACTAGGATGGGCGCGTCTACATAATTGTGCACCCAGTTTGGCCCACCTCCAGGGTCAAGGCAAAGGTTCCAGTCCATCCAACCGACGACGAAATTGTTCAGATCCTgtgatttaaatatgaattattgaattcGATGGCTTATAGAAAATAGCGtagaagtgttttttttagaGTTCAGGCATTATTTGTCCATCATTGGTTATGAGAGTTTCGGTGTCTTTACTGCACACCAttgagttttaaatttaacccTCCATTCAACTGTAATCAAAGGATTTTCGCAGGACGACGTTCACCGTAATAAAAATCTTGAGCTCTACCTAGACATCGATAAATTCTAGATTATTAGTTTTCATAAATTAAGTACCTTTTTGAGGTATCTACCCCATTGCTACAGCTTACTTATAGCTATAACCAAATTATACAGAACTGGATTTGTAGCTTAACCCACgtgaaacaaatttaaataataaaaaaatagcctaGGTATTCTCCACgctctcaaactgtcttcaccccatatttcatcgaaatccgtttggtagttttttaGATCCAGACAGATAGAAAAACGCGGCGGCGGAGAACTATGTAAAGATAAGGATTTTCGCAATATTAACATTTGATACATACTTCTATAATACTCGTTGTATACCTGCGGGCTCTTCTCCACGATCCTATTGCAACTTTCAGTAGATCCCAAGGCATCGGACCTGAATAGAACAGAATAGTTGTTGTTAGCATTAGGTGCAATTATTGCACTTGTGGACTTATGTGATATACCATTATACAGACATGAAAAAAGCTTGTATACTAAAACCATGTCTTTTGTGTACATGAACGTAACAATCTGACAATTTAAATTGATtcattctgtattttttttctattttaaacaaaatacttttatcataTTTTCTCTTGTAGAATAACTCACCTTCGCAAGCTTCTGTAGATAAGAGAATCTTCCCTGGATACATCTCCTGTATGCGCGTGAGTATCTTGCCCGGTACGAAGTTACCGTAGTAATGTACAGCGATTCCGTCAATATATTCTATTGATCTTGGGTCTTCTCTTTCCATCTGTgaattaaatagttaatttaaatagacGATATTACTGGAGCTCTATATTGCAACACAAATTAAATCAGATTTGGTTAAGAACTAGCTGGGTTGGAATTGAACAcatcttaatatttaaatttttgttgaaCATGAGTTAAAATAACGCctttaaaacaatatgttttaatgttatgtcaaacaataataaaatgtaataaagtgCTTTGAAAAATAACATACGCAGTTATAACTAAAGTGTACTCACTCCTTTCAGCCAGATAGGTAAAATGTAGCGCTGGTCGTCGACTGCCAGAATTAAAGTCTTGTTGAAACGAGAATTTCTTATGGTGGGTCCAAGATTGTTCGCCACCCAGCGACCCTGTAATTAAGAAAATAGAAATGTTTACAAGATGAAActatcaaaacatataaaattctGTGTAGCTAGGCTAGGTATTTAAAatcgatacaaaatattaaaaagctaaagaatttgtttgtttgtttgaatgcgctaatctcaggaacttcgcTTGATTGATCTTTTATGTCGGAAAAAAATCACATTAGCAGAGCTGTAAGCAAatgctagtttattataaatggaaTTAGAAAACATACCAATTGCCACGGCCACCACCCCAACGAGTTAAAATCCACAAACGGAACAATGCCATTGATGGGTTCATTGGTCGTCGTGATTGCCCAGATCTTTACTTCTGCTTTCTCGTATTCCTCCAAAAATCTATAGAGAAGATATTGCATGGATCTTTGAGGTcgtaatatgaaattttaaggTAGTTGTGCTCTGAGCTGCTTTAGGgctttaataaattgaaatgatAGTAatggttaattattataagtataatatgagATTTGTGATGATATCCTAATTTTTTTAACCTTAATCTCTACAAATGCCAGTGTGCTTAGGATGTGGAAAAAAATACGACACGTCTTCGTGTCGTTCTAATGGTATTGGTTGAGACTAACTCGTGACTGACACATTGATCTTTCGATCAATCACAAACTTAAATTAAACGACATGGACTTACGAGTCGCGTGTTTAAGAACATTCTAAAGGGCCTCCAtttctttattacattatagaattatttttaccTCATATGGTAATCAGCGTAAGACTGGTAGAACTCAGGTTTGAGTTGTGCAAACCCAGTGATTTTTTCATTGGTCTTCATCCATACCGGCGGTGACCAAGTGCTAGCAGTGATTTTTATCTCATCCGTAGCTGCCTGCTGACTCATCTTGATCATCGGCAGCTGGAAATATGgtgtattcattaaaatttaagaatatgtttttaataacaataggCTAGTACCCAACCTGTGAGTATCTGCCACTGGtacttactttttgtttttttacgaGGCATTGGCCGGTCTATTCCATgtagacaaatatatttaagaggTTTTGATGTCGGTATATTTACCTTAAAAAACAAGTCTTCTTCAGTCAGAGAATAGTTTGTCAAAGCTCCATCGTTCCAAGGCAGTTCGTTGTAAGTGTAAGGATGAGTGGAAAAATCGCTTCCACCTATGGGTACGCGTATTAAGTTATATTCTATGCCTTTAGCGCCGAAGTATGTACTGGAATTCAAATaactatgattaaaaatattggtttatgaattctttaaaacaataaagtaattaaCTAATAGCGGTCcttttgattattaaaaatattactaattaaatagGTAATTACTTCTCCTATCAAATGGAAAACTAAAGATCTTCATAATCAACACCGATTACtttcattatcatttttgtCTAtagcagctatactctaagtgtgttccgcggaaccctagggttccgtgatacctctgtcggggttccgcaagaatttagaaaaaaaaatcaaaacacctctctcaataataattagtaactgttacattgtactgttattatgctgattaataaaaaatacacttataaaaacaattgttttattgtagggttccatcaagtattttgcttcccaaaagggttccgtcatttaaaaagtttgagaaccactggtcTATAGAAAGTAGTCAATCAAATTTTGCTACcttctacataataatatataacaagtCTTTCTGTGAATCTATTTACAACACTTCTGCCTTCAACCAAATGATATACGTTAACCAATCTGTTGCACTCACTTGATAAAATTCCTCTGTGTCCGATCGGATAGTTTACGCCAGTTCATGGAGGCTGAGTCAGTCACTGAGCCACCAAATCCCTCAATGAATTGGTGTCGCGTGGCTAAAAACATCCTTAAAGTAACGTTGCTTCTGATTGTCTCTAAAatagtaagaaaaaaaattaacagaacGTAAACATGTATAGTGCGCACACGCTCACGCCTATTATGCATGAAGGCATAGGTAcaggcgcaactgatgcactcATTTTTCaacgtgtgtattccgtcccatgatttgataggggacaagcctatcaccatatcgggcacaaattcaatactccgggctgatactgagtagaaaaactcaacatcATTTTGCCCAACACGGGGATCAAACTCGAGACATCAACACTGTAGTTGTAcagtaatataactacgccaccaaggcagtaatctatttatatttagtagtttcataaattaatttcaaagaatGTGGATGCTGTTACCTAATATTGCAGGAATGTCTTCGAGGTTTATGTCTAAAAGTCTCTCATCTTCTTCATAATCTTTTTGCTCAGGTTCGGGATATTCCTCTTCTTCATCCGCAACAGTCGCATTTATAGTTTGCACGTAACCATAACTTTTGGCGAACCGTAAACCGgcctaaaaaatattctatttgttAGACATATTTGTTCAACCAATCTGGCAAAGATATCCATTATCCAATGATTAAAATAAGAAGTTTACGTTACTAGTTATCGTAGTTATTCATctagaattttgtttttagaaactCTTCGATGATGCAGTTTTAGCTAACAGCTTTTTTTTTAGAGTAACCTAACGTGTGAGTTACTACACCGCCTCTTGTATGTACTCGAGTAACAGCTAGAACTAGTATGGATTATGGCATAGCACCACCGAAATATATAAACGTAAACTTACGTTGTTGGAGGTGTAAGCAACGAAGGTGCCCGGAGCAGGCTCTTCTCTAGTGATGGTGTCACAATACGTGGCATTGCAGACACACACTATAGAGCGACCTTCGATCCCCACATCTCGTTCCGCACATGGCAAGTCTTCTAAAAATAACCGAAATTGAGTATCTTCATCTTTTTGAGGTAAAAGTGATGTGATACATTttgaattatacaaatatttttctgtgcTGTTATATAAACTACAGCCTCTCGTTTAACGCTTGGCTTGCTACCTATACCTCggaaaaaatgcaaataagcACTTGGACAATTCGAGGTATTAAGCTGCGTCCCATCGCCATATAGAGTATTAATTCCAATTTCGGTAAGTCGTATTGTCATTGTAATCATGCatctatgtatatatgtatatgtgagCAATAAGCATGTAATTTACTTGTGTCGTACTCTCAGTATTGTGCTAGTCGACCAACAAAATTATGTCATCAATAATTAGTacccatatttatttaattgttgcgTCTATGTAGGTAATTATTCCGGCGATAATAGTTTGGCATTGTCAGTGTGAGTGTGTTGATTGATATGTGTGACGCAATTTGCAGCATTGCTGCCAAATATTACAACATTCAGTCGGTAATTTCGCTTGAAAATTCTGACACTAGCTTGACctttaatagggtaccggactcatttttgttctttactattatcaaatatttacgttatataaattaaaacaccaaaggaatttttaaaatccggtaaaaaatcatcaagttataagtctttgaatgtcggtggaagggataattaacaagaaacagaaaagagacaaaatacctacatttgacgtcatcgggaattacgacgcgtgcgaaagaaagaaatgaagcgatattcccacaatgcgcccacttctgcacgttacaatatttgaaatatgaattactagcaaattttttaaccaattttcgcaggagtgcttctttttcgtgttattaaccattacatatagaataatgaacaaatcaAACAttggccggtcccctattgccaGAAGTAGGTATAtctatattaatgtatattatgtgtacataatagagaaaaaaaattacccgaAATATGTACTTCGAATTTTGCTACTTCGATCTTACTCCCTTGAATGAAGAAATAACGAAATGGCaatgtttgtattataaattcttaCCCTCCGCAGCCGCTGTGAAGGCAAATAGAACGAGCACAATCCCCAACTTGACGCAAGCCATCTGTAACGAAGAACATAGTAGATGCTAGCagcattttattcaaaattgtaatggttggattttttatcatttttttatttattgctatgaatgacgagaaaagcttgctgttcacctgatggtaagcgatacgaccgcccataaccaGAAGAAGCACAATTCAACTCTTTGAATTctttggtaatccactgcgctcgccttcctgacacatgagatgtttaagtctcattatgtccagtagttacactggctacaatgatattacattctaaatttaataaaatttaagtaatacGTATCACTCTACACATTGATTATAGAACGTTAACTTAATCTTAACtcttgaaatatttgtaattctttTCTACCACATGGCAGAAAACTGGTCTACTTTTTTAGTATTCACAATACTAACTGCTCTTTAGGTACAGAAACGTGAGAAGCCTGTTTAATGAGATCATCATGAACGTCCATTGACTTCGCTTTTGTCTGCAGAGCTCTATTGCAGCAGCtcaaagaataaaatactttagcagtctattaattattattaaagtagacTCACCTTACGCCATATCCAATCAAGAAGTGATTGTTATTGCTTGCaaaaataatacctattatattatctaaaacAAGGGATTATTGAGCTAAGTAATCATTAGTGTACCTACTTGATATCCTTTAGTAAATGGGTTCCGTATTGTGCTAAAGTTGTCAGCTATTTTCCATGCTTTGTAGAATGTAGTTTGGCTCAAAATTTGACaagttatgtaaataaacatttgaagTTTTTATAGTAAGGTTAAAATAGCTTTTTTATGGTTAATAATTGCTATATTAGTTTCTGAATGTTTGAGATAACTGTACTTTTCGACGTGCGTACTTCAGCATACTAATTGCTTCCTTCACGTTTGCAAGTAGGTCGCAATATGGTCAGTATGCTTACTTGGTAGGGTAGTGGGGAGCTATAACCATATAGAAAGCTACCTCCTATCTGTTGATCTTGAATTATGCTGTATTTTGCGAGGGCTCGGCTTTGTAGTTCGGCATGAGATTTGTTGTTTCGTTTTGGGACCGAATTGAATTTCACCAAGTCGTTGGTTtgtgttgtaaaaaaattggCCTTGGTAGTAGGTACTATTTAAGTCAATGCCGCTAAGAATTATAGGGAATTATAAAAAACGTGTTTTTGTTTGTGAtttctgttttttgtttctgtttaaaatatctctattagtacaaaatttcatcaaaattggttaagcATAGGTAATAGACAGAGCGCcgtatatc is a genomic window of Manduca sexta isolate Smith_Timp_Sample1 chromosome 22, JHU_Msex_v1.0, whole genome shotgun sequence containing:
- the LOC115446648 gene encoding lysosomal acid glucosylceramidase isoform X3 — encoded protein: MGGRIAYHQMACVKLGIVLVLFAFTAAAEEDLPCAERDVGIEGRSIVCVCNATYCDTITREEPAPGTFVAYTSNNAGLRFAKSYGYVQTINATVADEEEEYPEPEQKDYEEDERLLDINLEDIPAILETIRSNVTLRMFLATRHQFIEGFGGSVTDSASMNWRKLSDRTQRNFINTYFGAKGIEYNLIRVPIGGSDFSTHPYTYNELPWNDGALTNYSLTEEDLFFKLPMIKMSQQAATDEIKITASTWSPPVWMKTNEKITGFAQLKPEFYQSYADYHMRFLEEYEKAEVKIWAITTTNEPINGIVPFVDFNSLGWWPWQLGRWVANNLGPTIRNSRFNKTLILAVDDQRYILPIWLKGMEREDPRSIEYIDGIAVHYYGNFVPGKILTRIQEMYPGKILLSTEACEGPMPWDLLKVAIGSWRRARRYTTSIIEDLNNFVVGWMDWNLCLDPGGGPNWVHNYVDAPILVYADKDEFIKQPMYYAMGHFSKFIPRGSRRVQVARRSLGTLENVAVLTPKGNVVIVLQNRRRHEVNTTIRISSRKYIELTMEPESIKTVEINHN
- the LOC115446648 gene encoding lysosomal acid glucosylceramidase isoform X4, whose protein sequence is MGGRIAYHQMACVKLGIVLVLFAFTAAAEDLPCAERDVGIEGRSIVCVCNATYCDTITREEPAPGTFVAYTSNNAGLRFAKSYGYVQTINATVADEEEEYPEPEQKDYEEDERLLDINLEDIPAILETIRSNVTLRMFLATRHQFIEGFGGSVTDSASMNWRKLSDRTQRNFINTYFGAKGIEYNLIRVPIGGSDFSTHPYTYNELPWNDGALTNYSLTEEDLFFKLPMIKMSQQAATDEIKITASTWSPPVWMKTNEKITGFAQLKPEFYQSYADYHMRFLEEYEKAEVKIWAITTTNEPINGIVPFVDFNSLGWWPWQLGRWVANNLGPTIRNSRFNKTLILAVDDQRYILPIWLKGMEREDPRSIEYIDGIAVHYYGNFVPGKILTRIQEMYPGKILLSTEACEGPMPWDLLKVAIGSWRRARRYTTSIIEDLNNFVVGWMDWNLCLDPGGGPNWVHNYVDAPILVYADKDEFIKQPMYYAMGHFSKFIPRGSRRVQVARRSLGTLENVAVLTPKGNVVIVLQNRRRHEVNTTIRISSRKYIELTMEPESIKTVEINHN
- the LOC115446648 gene encoding lysosomal acid glucosylceramidase isoform X2, with amino-acid sequence MFIYITCQILSQTTFYKAWKIADNFSTIRNPFTKGYQMACVKLGIVLVLFAFTAAAEDLPCAERDVGIEGRSIVCVCNATYCDTITREEPAPGTFVAYTSNNAGLRFAKSYGYVQTINATVADEEEEYPEPEQKDYEEDERLLDINLEDIPAILETIRSNVTLRMFLATRHQFIEGFGGSVTDSASMNWRKLSDRTQRNFINTYFGAKGIEYNLIRVPIGGSDFSTHPYTYNELPWNDGALTNYSLTEEDLFFKLPMIKMSQQAATDEIKITASTWSPPVWMKTNEKITGFAQLKPEFYQSYADYHMRFLEEYEKAEVKIWAITTTNEPINGIVPFVDFNSLGWWPWQLGRWVANNLGPTIRNSRFNKTLILAVDDQRYILPIWLKGMEREDPRSIEYIDGIAVHYYGNFVPGKILTRIQEMYPGKILLSTEACEGPMPWDLLKVAIGSWRRARRYTTSIIEDLNNFVVGWMDWNLCLDPGGGPNWVHNYVDAPILVYADKDEFIKQPMYYAMGHFSKFIPRGSRRVQVARRSLGTLENVAVLTPKGNVVIVLQNRRRHEVNTTIRISSRKYIELTMEPESIKTVEINHN
- the LOC115446648 gene encoding lysosomal acid glucosylceramidase isoform X1: MFIYITCQILSQTTFYKAWKIADNFSTIRNPFTKGYQMACVKLGIVLVLFAFTAAAEEDLPCAERDVGIEGRSIVCVCNATYCDTITREEPAPGTFVAYTSNNAGLRFAKSYGYVQTINATVADEEEEYPEPEQKDYEEDERLLDINLEDIPAILETIRSNVTLRMFLATRHQFIEGFGGSVTDSASMNWRKLSDRTQRNFINTYFGAKGIEYNLIRVPIGGSDFSTHPYTYNELPWNDGALTNYSLTEEDLFFKLPMIKMSQQAATDEIKITASTWSPPVWMKTNEKITGFAQLKPEFYQSYADYHMRFLEEYEKAEVKIWAITTTNEPINGIVPFVDFNSLGWWPWQLGRWVANNLGPTIRNSRFNKTLILAVDDQRYILPIWLKGMEREDPRSIEYIDGIAVHYYGNFVPGKILTRIQEMYPGKILLSTEACEGPMPWDLLKVAIGSWRRARRYTTSIIEDLNNFVVGWMDWNLCLDPGGGPNWVHNYVDAPILVYADKDEFIKQPMYYAMGHFSKFIPRGSRRVQVARRSLGTLENVAVLTPKGNVVIVLQNRRRHEVNTTIRISSRKYIELTMEPESIKTVEINHN
- the LOC115446649 gene encoding mitochondrial inner membrane protease subunit 1, which produces MTFARIFSKTLGFIGYTFQYACVTHCTFEYVGDFVICSGPSMEPTLESNNILFTEHLSPRLQRLRRGDIVIAKCPSNPKQNICKRIVGLPGDKVRGNFARSHVVPRGHVWLEGDNSGNSTDSRLYGPVPEGLIRSRVVCRVWPLDKITSLTDY